In the Kaistella sp. 97-N-M2 genome, one interval contains:
- a CDS encoding NuoM family protein, which produces MSYLLLTLLLLPLVGSALVFAWKNPASKYLALGIAFAQMFLTFYMLSDFNFKPTVDGVLQYEINYPWSNFIKSNLHFGVDGMSMLMLLLTNILTPLIILSSFNEKPGYRNTFYGLILLMQFGLLGVFTSLDGLLFYIFWEVTLIPIWLIAGIWGQENKKIQFTTKFFVYTFVGSLFMLIGLIYVYTNSASFALTDLYNADLSTSQQTVVFWFIFFAFAVKLPIFPFHSWQPDTYTYSPTQGSMLLSGIMLKMAIYGLLRYLLPITPEPVLGVSGKIVLVLAIIGIVHGALIAIIQNDSKRLIAYSSLSHVGLMTAGIMASAILTTKGTLMIEGGQGALVQTFAHGINVVGLFYCADILYKRFKTRDIRKMGGLAKVAPKFAVLFMVILLGSIALPLTNGFVGEFILIKAIFDYSVFGAVIAGTTMIFSSVYLFRFYGKAMFGNGDERILAASSDLSPVEFSVLASLAVFVILLGIFPQPILDMVDSSLKFIFMSMMK; this is translated from the coding sequence ATGTCGTATCTATTATTAACATTACTACTATTACCTCTCGTAGGTTCTGCATTGGTGTTCGCGTGGAAAAATCCCGCAAGTAAATATTTAGCCCTGGGAATTGCATTTGCACAAATGTTTCTCACGTTTTATATGCTGTCTGATTTCAATTTCAAACCTACCGTCGACGGAGTTTTGCAGTACGAGATCAATTATCCCTGGTCCAATTTCATCAAAAGCAATCTGCATTTTGGCGTCGATGGAATGAGCATGTTGATGCTGTTGTTAACCAACATTTTAACGCCGCTCATTATTCTTTCTTCGTTTAATGAAAAGCCCGGGTACAGAAATACTTTCTACGGTTTAATCTTGTTGATGCAGTTTGGTTTGCTCGGCGTTTTCACCTCGTTGGACGGCTTGTTATTTTACATCTTCTGGGAAGTTACTTTAATCCCGATCTGGCTCATCGCCGGAATTTGGGGACAGGAAAACAAGAAAATTCAGTTTACTACAAAATTCTTTGTGTATACGTTCGTCGGCTCTTTGTTTATGTTGATCGGCTTGATCTACGTTTATACAAACTCCGCTTCATTTGCCTTAACCGATTTGTATAACGCAGATTTAAGTACCTCGCAGCAGACGGTGGTTTTCTGGTTTATCTTCTTTGCGTTTGCCGTGAAGTTGCCGATCTTCCCGTTCCATTCCTGGCAGCCGGATACGTACACGTATTCGCCAACGCAGGGATCGATGCTACTCTCCGGAATTATGCTGAAAATGGCGATCTACGGCTTGTTGCGTTATTTACTACCAATTACACCGGAACCGGTTTTGGGAGTTTCGGGAAAAATAGTTTTAGTTCTCGCAATTATTGGAATCGTTCACGGTGCCTTAATAGCGATCATACAAAATGATTCAAAAAGATTGATTGCCTATTCATCTTTATCGCACGTAGGATTGATGACGGCCGGAATTATGGCCTCCGCCATTCTAACGACGAAAGGAACTTTAATGATCGAAGGCGGTCAGGGCGCATTGGTGCAGACCTTTGCACACGGCATCAACGTCGTAGGACTTTTTTATTGTGCCGATATTTTATACAAACGTTTCAAAACCCGGGATATCCGAAAAATGGGCGGCCTCGCCAAAGTGGCGCCGAAATTCGCGGTTCTGTTTATGGTAATTTTATTGGGATCTATTGCGCTTCCTTTAACCAACGGTTTTGTGGGCGAATTTATCCTCATCAAAGCCATCTTTGACTACAGTGTTTTCGGTGCAGTTATCGCCGGCACAACCATGATCTTTTCGTCGGTTTATCTTTTCAGATTTTATGGTAAAGCCATGTTCGGAAACGGCGACGAAAGAATTTTAGCGGCCTCCAGCGATTTATCTCCCGTAGAATTTTCGGTTTTGGCCAGTTTGGCTGTTTTTGTAATCCTGCTGGGAATTTTTCCGCAACCGATTCTGGATATGGTCGACAGTTCGCTGAAATTTATCTTCATGTCGATGATGAAATAA
- a CDS encoding NADH-quinone oxidoreductase subunit I: MKLTNRSKVVSDKKMTFGESIYLPAVLKGMGITLRHAANSVFGNGVATVQYPEEQRPRVQIWRGEHVLKLDNEGRERCTACGLCAVACPAEAITMTSAERTKEEKDLYREEKYAKVYEINMLRCIFCGMCEEACPKSAIYLTDKLVNVEENRGSFIYGKDKLVEKINARVDVSARQSELQKKMMK, translated from the coding sequence ATGAAATTAACAAATAGATCCAAAGTGGTCTCCGACAAAAAAATGACCTTCGGCGAGAGCATTTATCTTCCTGCCGTGCTGAAGGGTATGGGAATTACGCTGCGTCATGCCGCGAATTCGGTTTTTGGTAATGGAGTCGCCACGGTGCAATATCCGGAAGAACAACGACCACGAGTACAGATTTGGCGCGGCGAGCACGTGCTGAAACTCGATAACGAAGGGCGGGAACGCTGTACCGCGTGCGGACTTTGTGCTGTAGCCTGTCCGGCGGAAGCAATCACCATGACGTCGGCGGAACGCACAAAAGAAGAAAAAGATCTTTACCGCGAAGAAAAATACGCGAAAGTATATGAAATTAATATGTTGCGCTGTATTTTTTGTGGAATGTGCGAGGAAGCCTGCCCGAAATCTGCCATTTACCTGACGGATAAGTTGGTGAATGTGGAAGAAAACCGCGGCAGCTTTATTTACGGTAAAGATAAACTGGTTGAAAAAATTAATGCAAGAGTGGACGTTTCGGCGAGACAAAGCGAGTTGCAGAAAAAAATGATGAAATAA
- the nuoL gene encoding NADH-quinone oxidoreductase subunit L → MENLVYAIILLPLLGFLINGLFGKSLPKMVVGTLATLVVFASFCIAVSLFLKFDAASPPVIVRAFEWFRISGIQVNFGFQIDQLSLMMIMIITGIGSLIHLYSIGYMSHDKGFYKFFTYLNLFIFSMLLLVMGSNYLILFIGWEGVGLCSYLLIGFWYTNEEYGAAARKAFIMNRIGDLGMIIGILMIAYQTNAVDFLSVAQNSGKFELDSTIIIFITSSLFIGAVGKSAQIPLFTWLPDAMAGPTPVSALIHAATMVTAGIYLVVRSNFLFSLAPTTLEGILFIGLLTALVAAFIGLRQNDIKKVLAYSTVSQLGFMFVAIGVGAYTTAMFHLMTHAFFKALLFLGSGSVIHAMSDEQDMRMMGGLKKKIPVTHITFLIGTLAISGFPFLSGMISKDEILTNVYGKNPIIWVILFIIAAMTAIYMFRAYYLTFHGEFRGTPEQEKHVHESPKTMTIPLIVLAILSILGGFINLPHFISHGDYSTLAHWLQSIYVYDVELPEVAFGTEMILLGLTVLMFFVVWFVVKNIYVNKKKMALPDEKYGGWERLSNKKLFLDELYSATFVRFAEGLGIGGNMFDKGVLGRFVDFIGTGAEDSGRAAKRLQNGNVENYVLIMSLAIGIILIVNFILQ, encoded by the coding sequence ATGGAAAATTTAGTTTACGCAATTATACTTTTACCCTTACTCGGATTTTTAATTAACGGACTTTTCGGCAAAAGTTTGCCGAAAATGGTGGTCGGAACGCTTGCAACGCTTGTTGTTTTTGCATCTTTCTGCATCGCTGTCAGTTTATTTTTAAAGTTCGATGCGGCATCGCCACCCGTAATCGTGCGGGCGTTTGAATGGTTTCGGATCAGCGGAATACAGGTTAATTTTGGCTTTCAGATCGATCAGCTGTCTTTGATGATGATTATGATCATCACTGGGATTGGATCTTTAATTCACCTTTATTCCATCGGTTATATGAGCCATGACAAAGGGTTTTACAAATTCTTTACTTATTTGAATTTATTTATCTTCTCCATGTTACTTTTGGTCATGGGAAGCAATTATTTAATTCTTTTTATCGGTTGGGAAGGTGTTGGACTTTGCTCTTACCTCTTGATTGGCTTTTGGTACACGAACGAAGAATATGGCGCTGCGGCGCGGAAAGCTTTCATCATGAACCGGATTGGGGATTTGGGAATGATCATCGGTATTTTGATGATCGCCTATCAAACCAACGCGGTTGATTTTCTTTCGGTGGCGCAAAACTCCGGTAAATTCGAACTCGATTCGACCATTATTATTTTCATCACCTCCAGTTTATTTATTGGCGCTGTCGGAAAATCTGCACAGATTCCTTTATTTACGTGGCTTCCGGATGCCATGGCAGGCCCAACGCCGGTTTCTGCTTTAATCCACGCCGCCACCATGGTAACGGCGGGGATTTATTTGGTCGTACGGTCCAATTTCCTTTTCTCTTTAGCACCAACAACTTTGGAAGGCATTCTTTTCATCGGTCTGTTAACTGCTTTGGTAGCCGCATTTATCGGCCTCCGACAAAATGATATTAAAAAAGTTTTAGCCTACTCCACGGTTTCGCAGCTGGGCTTTATGTTTGTCGCCATCGGAGTTGGCGCTTACACGACAGCGATGTTTCACTTAATGACGCACGCCTTTTTCAAAGCATTGTTATTCCTCGGCTCCGGTTCCGTTATTCACGCGATGAGCGACGAACAGGATATGAGAATGATGGGCGGTTTAAAGAAAAAAATTCCGGTTACGCATATCACTTTCCTTATCGGAACTTTAGCGATCTCCGGTTTTCCTTTCCTTTCGGGCATGATTTCCAAAGATGAAATTTTGACCAATGTTTACGGAAAAAATCCCATTATTTGGGTGATCTTGTTTATCATCGCCGCGATGACGGCGATTTATATGTTCCGGGCCTATTATTTAACGTTCCACGGAGAATTTCGCGGTACGCCGGAGCAGGAAAAACATGTTCACGAAAGCCCGAAAACAATGACGATTCCGTTGATCGTTCTGGCAATCCTGTCCATTCTCGGCGGTTTTATTAATCTTCCACATTTTATCTCGCACGGAGATTATTCCACTTTGGCCCACTGGCTGCAATCCATCTACGTTTATGATGTAGAACTGCCGGAAGTTGCTTTCGGAACCGAAATGATTCTTTTGGGATTAACGGTTTTGATGTTCTTCGTGGTTTGGTTTGTGGTGAAAAACATCTACGTCAACAAGAAAAAAATGGCTCTGCCAGACGAAAAATATGGCGGTTGGGAACGGCTTTCAAACAAAAAATTGTTTTTAGACGAACTCTACAGCGCAACTTTTGTGCGATTTGCTGAAGGTCTCGGGATCGGCGGCAATATGTTCGACAAAGGCGTTCTCGGTCGGTTTGTCGATTTTATCGGGACTGGTGCCGAAGATTCGGGGAGAGCGGCAAAACGCCTTCAAAACGGAAATGTAGAGAATTATGTTCTCATCATGTCTCTGGCCATCGGAATTATTTTAATTGTTAACTTTATATTACAATAG
- the nuoK gene encoding NADH-quinone oxidoreductase subunit NuoK, protein MGGNSFIQHVPLEYFIILCSVMFCLGVMGVLVRKNAIIILGCVELMLNSVNLLLAAFSSYKGDGNGQILVFFIMVVAAAEVAVGLAIIAMMYRNTKSVDISIFNKLRG, encoded by the coding sequence ATGGGAGGAAATTCATTTATACAACACGTACCGCTGGAATATTTTATTATTCTCTGCTCGGTGATGTTTTGCCTGGGCGTAATGGGCGTTTTGGTGCGAAAAAACGCGATCATTATTTTGGGTTGTGTCGAATTGATGCTGAACTCGGTTAACCTTCTGTTAGCTGCGTTTTCGAGTTACAAAGGCGACGGAAACGGACAGATTCTGGTCTTCTTCATTATGGTGGTTGCCGCCGCAGAAGTTGCCGTCGGTTTAGCGATTATTGCCATGATGTACCGGAACACGAAGTCGGTGGACATTAGTATTTTTAATAAATTAAGAGGATAA
- a CDS encoding NADH-quinone oxidoreductase subunit J: MEQILFFFVAFIAVASAVYFVFARNPLYSILSLIVTMFSIAGLYILLNAQFLGIVQIIVYAGAIMVLFLYILMMLNLNKADESKKQNLMKFVGVFSAGLLLIAILGAFRGFKVEAAASNVDSGVGLTKNLGRLLFNEYVLPFELASLLIFAGIVGAVLIGKKDL; encoded by the coding sequence ATGGAACAGATCTTATTTTTCTTTGTTGCGTTTATCGCAGTGGCAAGCGCCGTTTATTTTGTGTTTGCGCGAAATCCGCTCTACTCTATTCTTTCGCTTATCGTGACGATGTTTTCTATTGCCGGTTTATATATTTTATTAAACGCGCAGTTTCTGGGCATTGTGCAGATTATTGTTTATGCAGGCGCCATTATGGTGTTGTTTCTTTACATTTTGATGATGTTGAATCTGAATAAAGCCGACGAAAGTAAAAAACAAAACCTTATGAAGTTTGTGGGCGTTTTTTCTGCGGGCTTACTGTTGATCGCAATCTTGGGTGCTTTTCGCGGTTTCAAAGTTGAGGCAGCGGCGAGCAATGTGGATTCCGGTGTGGGATTGACGAAAAATCTTGGAAGATTATTGTTTAACGAATATGTTTTGCCTTTTGAGTTGGCCTCGCTGCTTATTTTTGCAGGAATTGTGGGCGCAGTATTAATTGGTAAAAAAGATTTATAG